The Nocardioides ginsengisegetis region TCGGCACCGGCTTCGGCCAGGTCGGCCTGCTCGCCGCGGTCGGCGACATGACCGGCGACGGCTACCCCGACCTCATGGGGCAGCCGGCCGGGCACGACATCCGGATCTACCCCGGCAACGGGCTGGCGGGCCTCAAGATGAGCTACGTCGCCCACGGCGCCATCGACGCCGGGACCCAGATCCCGGTCGGCCGCTGGGACGGCGACGGCGCGCCGGACAGCCTGTTCCGCAAGGGCTCGCGGCTCACGCTCTACCCCGGCAACGGCCCCGGCGGCCTGACCTCGCCGAAGACGGTGGGCCTGGACCTCACGCCCTACGACTGGTTCATCGGGATCAGCGACGAGTCCCTCACAGGTCACCCGGACGTGCTGGCCCGCGAGAAGGCGACGGGCTACCTGTGGCTCTTCCAGGGCACCGAGAGCGGCTTCGCCAAGCGCCGCTTCATGGGTGAGGGGATGCAGGCCTATGACCTGGCCGGATAGCGGGAGCTAGTCGGCCCCGGACCCCTGGTCCGCGCAAGGGAAGCGAGCCGTGGCGCGCTCGGAGGTGTACGTCGCCTCCAGCCACCCCGGTTCGGCGTGGGAGACCAGGACCAGCGAGCCGCTCCGAGCGAGCGGTTCCACGAAGGTGGCGAACCCCGGTGGGGAAGCCGGGTTCGCCTCCGACAGGAGACGGCCGCCGTCGGTGAGGAGACTCCCGGCGGCGGCCGTTCTCCACATCTCGGCCTGGGTCACCCCGGGCAGCGCGTCGTCGTCACCCGTCGGCGGGTCCCACGGCGTGAAGGCGTCCGGCTGGCCCCAGATCTCGATCCCGACGTCGTGGACGCCGGCCGGCAGCGGGTCGGCGAAGCGGACCCCCATCGGCCGCAGCGAGCAGGCCAGGACCACCACCTCGTCGGCCCGGCCG contains the following coding sequences:
- a CDS encoding TIGR03089 family protein; its protein translation is MTTFATVLSGLLRTDPGRPLVTFYDHATDERVELSVTTYANWVAKAASLLADEHDLERGQTMYVDLPPHWLTPVFLGAAWTVGLVVGDAEDADVVVTGPDGVASWAGRADEVVVLACSLRPMGVRFADPLPAGVHDVGIEIWGQPDAFTPWDPPTGDDDALPGVTQAEMWRTAAAGSLLTDGGRLLSEANPASPPGFATFVEPLARSGSLVLVSHAEPGWLEATYTSERATARFPCADQGSGAD